The Vibrio sp. SNU_ST1 genome has a segment encoding these proteins:
- the rlmD gene encoding 23S rRNA (uracil(1939)-C(5))-methyltransferase RlmD, with product MARFFQPKKKTQLETKHQSVLVERMDHNGAGIAYQKNKPVFIDGALPGEKVVIQLTENKSKFSRAKLIKLLQPSELRLKPFCKHFNQCGGCHLQHLGYSSQVEHKSQSLTHLMSKYQTAHTEVAQPIVGDETGYRRRARISLFVDKKTQQLQFGFRKKQSKQIENITDCAVLDPRLNVLLPKLKSLLNTFSSLTSLGHVELVLGDTGPVMVLRHLKPLVEKDEQALITLAKEEGATLYSMPETDKLVRLVGDTPSYSETGVTLPFEPNHFIQVNQKVNQQMVAQAIEWLEPQADERVLDLFCGLGNFSLPIAQQSTFVVGVEGVDEMVQQATANAALNQLSNTEFYQANLEEDLSSQLWAKEKFDKVLLDPARAGASGIVDQISALGAKRVVYVSCNPATLARDSESLEKQGYQLAKLGMLDMFPHTSHLESMALFIKA from the coding sequence ATGGCACGTTTTTTCCAACCAAAAAAGAAAACTCAACTCGAGACCAAGCATCAATCGGTTTTGGTTGAACGAATGGATCACAATGGCGCTGGCATCGCTTATCAGAAGAACAAACCAGTTTTCATTGATGGCGCATTGCCCGGTGAGAAGGTGGTTATTCAACTTACTGAGAACAAAAGTAAGTTTTCGCGAGCAAAACTCATCAAATTACTTCAACCGAGTGAGCTGCGTTTAAAGCCATTTTGTAAGCACTTTAATCAGTGCGGTGGCTGTCATCTTCAACATCTCGGTTACTCATCTCAGGTTGAGCATAAATCACAATCTTTGACGCACCTGATGAGCAAATACCAAACGGCTCACACCGAAGTCGCCCAGCCGATTGTCGGTGATGAAACCGGTTATCGTCGTCGCGCGCGTATCAGTCTATTTGTTGATAAGAAGACACAGCAGCTTCAGTTTGGTTTCCGTAAGAAACAAAGTAAACAGATTGAAAACATCACCGACTGCGCGGTGCTTGACCCTCGCCTTAATGTATTGCTGCCAAAACTGAAAAGTTTACTGAACACTTTCAGTAGCCTTACGTCTTTAGGACATGTTGAATTGGTGTTGGGTGATACTGGCCCTGTTATGGTGCTGCGTCACCTTAAGCCTTTGGTTGAAAAAGATGAGCAAGCGTTGATAACGCTCGCGAAAGAAGAAGGTGCAACGCTGTACTCGATGCCAGAAACCGATAAGTTGGTTCGTTTGGTGGGTGATACGCCAAGCTACAGTGAAACCGGCGTAACCTTACCTTTTGAGCCAAACCACTTTATACAAGTGAATCAGAAAGTGAACCAACAGATGGTTGCTCAAGCGATTGAGTGGTTAGAGCCTCAAGCAGATGAGCGTGTGCTTGACCTGTTTTGTGGTTTAGGCAACTTCAGTCTGCCTATCGCACAACAATCGACGTTTGTCGTTGGTGTGGAAGGCGTTGATGAAATGGTTCAACAGGCAACGGCTAATGCGGCGTTAAACCAGTTAAGCAATACGGAGTTTTACCAAGCTAACCTTGAAGAAGATTTATCTTCACAGCTTTGGGCAAAAGAAAAATTCGATAAAGTATTACTTGACCCAGCACGTGCTGGAGCGAGTGGGATCGTTGATCAAATTTCAGCGTTAGGAGCGAAGCGTGTAGTTTATGTTTCGTGTAATCCTGCTACTCTAGCGAGAGATTCTGAGAGTCTAGAAAAACAAGGCTATCAATTAGCCAAACTTGGTATGTTGGACATGTTCCCCCATACCAGTCATCTAGAATCGATGGCTCTCTTTATCAAGGCTTAG
- the barA gene encoding two-component sensor histidine kinase BarA, whose product MTRYGLRARVITLTLAPTLIIGLLLSAFFSFNRYQDLEGQVVNTGTSIIEPLAIASESGMKLESRESVRQLISYAHRKNSKLVRSIAVFDERHELFVTSNFHPDFESLTYPKDKPIPHLSSSNLLDNTLILRTPIIAEGQYINSANGQSQANQAIGYIAIELDLSSLRLQQYQEVFSAFLVLILGLGLSGVFAFRLMHDVTQPITHMKNMVDRIRRGHLDVRIEGKMHGELDSLKNGINAMAVSLSEYHVEMQHSIDQATSDLRETLEQLEIQNVELDIAKKRAQEAARVKSEFLANMSHELRTPLNGVIGFTRQMLKTHLSNSQTDYLQTIERSANNLLSIINDILDFSKLEAGKLALENIPFEFQASLEEVVSLQATNAHEKGLELTLKIDPKVPPGVVGDPLRIQQILTNLVGNSIKFTERGNIDISVELRSQSEDSIELQFMVRDTGIGISERQQAQLFQAFSQADASISRRYGGTGLGLVITQKLVSQMGGEISLTSRLHQGSTFWFTLRLSTTDMPMTELIETQCLQDKQLLLIEPNMQAASITQQILTQEGLVVTYRSVMPDESTSYDYVLLNLAANQEYQFDTVSGWAIGAKKIAQNVIIGTPSTELALGEQLMKEVDVQCITKPLSRKKLLQTLVSNQAPTLIAPAIETHSEEKLPLTVLAVDDNPANLKLITALLKERVETVISCTSGQQAIDKATETPFDVIFMDIQMPQMDGVTACQKIKALANNANTPVIAVTAHAMVGERDRLLEAGMDDYLTKPIEEHVLQQVLIHWSPTSEIEHIDKIDPDHPAVSAEIDHNSVSEVEASEHKNIIIDWQAALKQAANKEDLARDMLQMLVDFIPEVYEAADKAIEDSDYPVEELTHIIHKMHGSSSYSGVPRLKLVCATIEKELRSGTSVEDIEPELFELQDELDKVQATAIHYLKPAKT is encoded by the coding sequence ATGACCAGATATGGCTTAAGAGCCCGTGTAATTACCTTAACTCTAGCTCCAACCCTGATTATTGGGCTGCTATTGAGTGCATTTTTCTCATTTAACCGCTATCAAGACCTTGAGGGTCAAGTGGTTAACACTGGTACTAGCATCATTGAACCACTGGCGATTGCGAGTGAGTCTGGCATGAAGCTCGAAAGTCGAGAGTCTGTTCGTCAGCTTATTAGCTATGCACATCGAAAAAATTCTAAGCTAGTGCGCAGTATTGCGGTGTTTGATGAACGTCATGAGTTGTTTGTAACCTCAAACTTCCACCCTGACTTTGAAAGCCTGACCTATCCGAAAGATAAACCGATTCCGCATTTAAGCTCATCGAACCTGCTCGATAACACGCTGATTCTTCGGACCCCCATCATCGCTGAAGGACAATACATCAACTCAGCTAATGGCCAGTCTCAAGCGAACCAAGCGATCGGCTATATTGCGATAGAGCTAGACCTCTCTTCTCTGCGATTGCAGCAATATCAAGAAGTGTTCTCTGCGTTTTTGGTGCTGATCCTTGGTCTTGGACTCTCTGGGGTATTTGCCTTCCGTTTGATGCATGATGTAACCCAACCGATCACACACATGAAAAACATGGTCGACCGAATTCGTCGTGGTCATTTAGATGTGCGTATCGAAGGCAAAATGCACGGTGAACTGGACTCACTGAAAAACGGTATCAACGCGATGGCAGTCTCGCTATCAGAATATCACGTCGAGATGCAGCACAGCATCGACCAAGCGACGTCTGATCTGCGTGAAACTCTAGAGCAATTAGAGATTCAAAACGTTGAGTTAGACATTGCGAAAAAACGTGCTCAAGAAGCGGCTCGTGTTAAATCTGAGTTCTTGGCGAATATGTCTCACGAACTGAGAACCCCACTCAATGGTGTGATTGGCTTTACTCGTCAGATGCTCAAGACCCACCTATCGAACAGCCAAACCGACTACTTGCAAACCATTGAACGCTCGGCCAATAACCTACTCAGCATCATCAACGATATTTTGGACTTCTCGAAACTGGAAGCCGGTAAGCTCGCTCTAGAAAACATTCCATTCGAGTTCCAAGCAAGCCTTGAAGAGGTTGTAAGTCTTCAAGCAACCAATGCTCATGAAAAAGGCCTAGAGTTAACACTTAAGATCGATCCGAAAGTGCCACCAGGCGTTGTTGGTGACCCGCTACGTATTCAGCAGATACTAACCAACCTCGTGGGTAACTCAATCAAGTTTACCGAGCGTGGCAACATTGATATCAGCGTTGAACTTCGTTCACAAAGTGAAGACAGCATCGAGTTGCAATTCATGGTTCGCGATACAGGGATAGGTATATCTGAACGCCAGCAAGCTCAGCTTTTCCAAGCCTTCAGCCAAGCAGATGCAAGTATCTCTCGCCGATATGGTGGTACAGGCTTAGGTCTGGTTATCACCCAAAAACTGGTCAGCCAAATGGGCGGGGAGATCAGCCTAACCAGTCGTCTCCATCAAGGCTCCACCTTCTGGTTTACCTTGAGGCTATCGACTACCGATATGCCGATGACTGAACTAATAGAAACTCAGTGCCTGCAAGACAAGCAACTGTTGCTCATCGAGCCAAACATGCAAGCGGCATCGATTACTCAGCAGATCCTAACCCAAGAAGGATTAGTGGTAACGTATCGTTCGGTTATGCCTGATGAGTCTACCTCATATGACTACGTCCTTCTTAACCTAGCCGCGAACCAGGAGTACCAATTTGATACCGTGAGTGGTTGGGCGATTGGCGCGAAGAAGATCGCTCAAAACGTAATTATTGGTACGCCTAGTACGGAGCTTGCGCTGGGTGAACAATTGATGAAAGAAGTCGATGTTCAGTGCATTACTAAGCCTCTCTCTCGCAAGAAGTTGCTACAAACTTTGGTATCGAATCAGGCACCAACCTTAATTGCGCCCGCTATCGAAACACATTCAGAAGAGAAATTACCGCTTACAGTATTGGCTGTCGACGATAACCCCGCCAACCTTAAACTGATTACTGCGCTGCTAAAAGAGCGCGTAGAGACAGTCATCAGTTGTACTAGCGGTCAGCAAGCTATCGACAAAGCGACAGAGACCCCATTTGATGTCATTTTTATGGACATTCAAATGCCGCAGATGGACGGCGTGACCGCTTGTCAAAAGATTAAGGCGCTGGCGAACAATGCGAATACGCCTGTAATTGCCGTTACAGCACATGCAATGGTGGGGGAACGTGACCGACTGCTCGAAGCTGGCATGGATGACTACCTAACAAAACCCATTGAAGAGCATGTATTACAGCAGGTTCTTATTCATTGGAGCCCTACCTCAGAGATTGAGCACATTGATAAAATAGACCCAGACCACCCGGCGGTCTCTGCTGAAATCGACCACAACTCAGTTTCAGAAGTTGAAGCCAGCGAGCACAAAAACATCATCATTGATTGGCAAGCAGCTTTGAAACAAGCCGCGAATAAAGAAGACCTCGCTCGCGATATGCTGCAAATGCTCGTAGATTTTATTCCTGAAGTTTATGAGGCTGCAGACAAGGCGATAGAAGACAGTGACTACCCCGTTGAAGAGCTGACACACATAATCCACAAGATGCATGGCAGCAGCTCGTACAGCGGCGTACCAAGGTTAAAATTGGTCTGTGCAACGATAGAGAAAGAGCTGCGTTCCGGCACTTCCGTTGAAGATATTGAACCTGAACTTTTTGAACTTCAGGATGAATTAGATAAGGTTCAAGCAACCGCGATTCATTATTTGAAACCAGCCAAGACCTAG
- the acpS gene encoding holo-ACP synthase, whose translation MAVVGLGTDIAEIERVEKALSRSGEAFAQRILTDSEFEVFQQLKQKGRYLAKRFAAKEAASKALGTGIALGVTFHDFEISNDEHGKPVLSLHKKAREIAEASGTTSIHLTISDERHYAVATVLLES comes from the coding sequence ATGGCTGTTGTTGGATTAGGTACAGATATCGCAGAAATTGAACGTGTTGAAAAGGCATTATCACGAAGTGGTGAGGCTTTCGCTCAGCGTATTTTGACGGATTCTGAATTTGAAGTCTTCCAGCAGCTTAAGCAAAAAGGGCGTTACCTTGCCAAGCGTTTTGCTGCAAAAGAGGCGGCGTCTAAGGCGTTAGGCACAGGGATCGCTCTTGGTGTGACTTTCCACGATTTCGAGATTTCAAATGATGAGCATGGCAAGCCAGTATTAAGCCTGCATAAAAAAGCGCGTGAAATTGCAGAAGCGAGTGGTACAACGTCGATTCACCTGACTATCTCGGATGAGCGCCATTATGCAGTGGCGACGGTACTACTCGAATCGTAA
- the pdxJ gene encoding pyridoxine 5'-phosphate synthase — translation MSSILLGVNIDHIATLRNARGTKYPDPVHAAEIAERAGADGITIHLREDRRHIVDRDVRILAETIQTRMNLEMAVTDEMVQIALDTNPEFVCLVPEKREELTTEGGLDVVGQLEKIKAATEKLSAAGIKVSLFIDADREQIDAAKACGAPFIELHTGHYADAKTEEDQQDELKKIAAGASYADDLGITVNAGHGLTYHNVAPIAALPEIYELNIGHSIMGRAVFDGLNKAVADMKSVMETARNNA, via the coding sequence ATGAGCTCAATCCTTTTAGGCGTTAATATCGACCATATTGCTACACTACGTAATGCACGTGGTACTAAATACCCAGATCCAGTACACGCAGCTGAAATTGCTGAACGTGCGGGTGCTGACGGCATTACGATTCACCTGCGTGAAGATCGTCGTCATATTGTTGATCGTGATGTACGCATTCTTGCTGAGACAATCCAAACTCGTATGAACTTAGAGATGGCCGTGACGGACGAAATGGTTCAAATTGCCCTTGATACTAATCCTGAGTTCGTTTGTCTGGTTCCAGAAAAGCGTGAAGAGCTGACAACGGAAGGTGGCTTGGATGTTGTCGGTCAACTAGAGAAGATCAAAGCGGCGACCGAAAAACTGTCGGCTGCTGGTATCAAAGTATCTCTGTTTATCGATGCTGATCGTGAACAAATTGATGCCGCAAAAGCGTGTGGTGCACCGTTCATAGAACTGCACACTGGCCACTATGCTGATGCTAAAACTGAAGAAGACCAACAAGACGAGCTGAAAAAGATTGCTGCAGGCGCAAGCTACGCTGACGATCTTGGTATCACAGTTAATGCTGGTCATGGTCTGACTTACCACAACGTAGCGCCGATTGCGGCACTTCCAGAGATTTACGAGCTGAACATCGGTCACTCGATCATGGGACGTGCAGTGTTTGATGGTTTGAATAAAGCCGTTGCAGACATGAAATCCGTGATGGAAACAGCACGCAACAACGCTTAG
- the recO gene encoding DNA repair protein RecO — MSEGLQRCFVLHRRPYSESSLILDVFSEEYGRVTLMSKGARSKRSNLKGALQPFTPLLLKWSGNGSMKTLRQAEPISLGLPLAGINLYSAMYVNELVGRVLMAEVAMPAFFHDYLHALTELAHNENPEPALRRFELALLSAMGYGVDFLHCAGTGEAIEPSMTYRYREQKGFIASVRRDNLTFMGDELIAISERRFITKEQLKAAKRFTRIALKPYLGGKPLKSRELFMPTIALSRARSIGK, encoded by the coding sequence TTGAGCGAAGGATTACAGCGATGCTTTGTGTTGCACCGTCGACCATACAGTGAGTCGAGCCTGATTCTGGACGTCTTCAGTGAAGAGTACGGTCGGGTGACGTTGATGTCTAAAGGTGCGCGGAGTAAGCGTTCTAATTTGAAAGGTGCACTGCAACCTTTTACGCCTCTGCTGCTTAAGTGGTCTGGCAATGGTTCAATGAAAACATTGCGCCAAGCTGAGCCCATCAGCTTGGGGCTTCCTCTTGCCGGCATTAATCTGTATTCCGCTATGTATGTCAATGAGCTAGTTGGGCGTGTGTTGATGGCCGAAGTCGCCATGCCTGCATTTTTTCACGACTATCTTCATGCCTTAACAGAACTCGCTCATAATGAGAACCCTGAGCCAGCGCTACGTCGTTTTGAATTGGCTCTACTTTCCGCTATGGGGTATGGCGTCGACTTTTTGCATTGTGCTGGTACTGGTGAAGCGATTGAGCCGAGCATGACTTATCGCTATCGAGAGCAGAAAGGTTTCATCGCTTCTGTACGTCGAGATAACCTGACATTTATGGGCGATGAACTTATCGCAATCAGTGAACGTAGGTTTATCACTAAAGAGCAGTTAAAAGCAGCAAAACGCTTTACACGCATAGCCTTAAAGCCGTATCTTGGCGGCAAACCATTAAAAAGTAGAGAGCTATTTATGCCAACAATAGCCCTCTCTAGAGCACGGAGTATTGGAAAATGA
- the era gene encoding GTPase Era yields MSDNNQDFDIDAFFSSDSKKTGLPENQHCGFIAIVGRPNVGKSTLLNHILGQKISITSRKPQTTRHRIMGVETEGDYQAIYVDTPGLHIEEKRAINRLMNRAANSSLSDVNLVFFLVDGTHWTDDDEMVLNKLRKTDFPVVLCINKVDNVQDRTDVMQHMMEVSKKMDFLDVVPISAKQGKNIDVLRKHVRNSLPKATHHFPEEYVTDRSQRFMASEIIREKLMRFTGEELPYSVTVEIERFDYNPDNDGFHINALILVERTGQKKMVIGKAGEKIKTIGREARIDMEELFGRKVYLETWVKVKSGWADDERALRSLGYIDDL; encoded by the coding sequence ATGTCTGATAACAATCAAGATTTCGATATCGATGCATTCTTTTCATCTGATAGCAAAAAAACGGGCCTACCGGAAAACCAACACTGTGGCTTCATCGCTATCGTGGGTCGACCAAACGTAGGTAAATCGACGCTTCTGAACCATATTTTGGGGCAGAAAATCTCGATCACATCACGTAAACCTCAGACGACACGCCACCGTATTATGGGCGTAGAAACTGAAGGCGATTACCAAGCGATCTACGTTGATACTCCTGGACTTCATATTGAAGAAAAGCGTGCAATTAACCGTTTGATGAACCGTGCGGCGAACAGCTCACTGAGCGATGTGAACCTAGTATTCTTCCTTGTTGACGGTACTCACTGGACTGACGACGATGAGATGGTATTGAACAAGCTGAGAAAAACAGATTTCCCAGTTGTCCTTTGTATTAACAAAGTAGACAACGTTCAAGACCGTACAGACGTGATGCAACATATGATGGAAGTGTCTAAGAAGATGGACTTCCTTGATGTTGTGCCAATCTCAGCGAAGCAAGGTAAGAATATCGACGTACTGCGTAAGCACGTTCGTAACTCTTTACCAAAAGCGACGCACCACTTCCCTGAAGAGTACGTAACGGATCGCTCACAGCGCTTTATGGCCTCTGAAATCATCCGTGAAAAACTGATGCGATTCACAGGCGAAGAGCTACCTTACTCAGTAACGGTTGAAATCGAGCGTTTCGATTACAACCCTGATAACGATGGTTTCCACATCAATGCTTTGATTCTTGTTGAACGTACTGGTCAGAAGAAGATGGTGATTGGTAAAGCGGGCGAGAAGATCAAAACGATTGGTCGTGAAGCTCGTATCGACATGGAAGAACTGTTCGGTCGTAAGGTTTACCTAGAGACTTGGGTTAAAGTTAAGTCTGGTTGGGCTGACGATGAGCGTGCACTTCGCTCGCTAGGCTACATCGACGATCTATAA
- the rnc gene encoding ribonuclease III: MNSPIDKLERKIGYQFNDADLIHLALTHRSAAGKHNERLEFLGDSILSFVIADDLYHRFPKVNEGDMSRMRATLVRGHTLAELGREFELGDYLKLGPGELKSGGFRRDSILADAVEAIIGAVYLDSDTEVVRRIILSWYQSRLESIQPGVSQKDPKTRLQEFLQGRRNPLPVYTVTNIKGEAHNQEFTVECEVAGVDKPVIGKGTSRRKAEQAAAETALEQLSNV, from the coding sequence ATGAATTCTCCAATTGATAAACTAGAGAGAAAGATTGGCTATCAGTTTAATGATGCCGATCTTATCCATTTGGCGCTGACTCACCGCAGTGCCGCAGGTAAACATAACGAACGTCTTGAGTTTCTGGGCGATTCAATTTTAAGTTTTGTTATCGCTGATGATCTTTACCACCGTTTCCCTAAGGTAAACGAAGGTGATATGAGCCGCATGCGCGCAACATTAGTACGTGGTCATACATTGGCAGAACTAGGTCGTGAATTCGAACTAGGAGATTACTTAAAATTAGGTCCAGGTGAGTTGAAGAGTGGCGGTTTCCGTCGTGATTCTATTCTAGCGGATGCGGTTGAAGCGATCATCGGCGCTGTCTATTTAGATAGTGATACCGAGGTTGTTCGCCGTATTATTTTAAGCTGGTACCAATCTCGCCTAGAGTCTATTCAGCCTGGTGTATCTCAAAAAGATCCAAAAACTCGCTTACAAGAGTTTTTACAAGGTCGAAGAAATCCCCTACCTGTCTACACAGTGACTAATATTAAAGGTGAAGCACACAACCAAGAGTTTACGGTTGAGTGTGAAGTGGCAGGTGTGGATAAACCTGTTATCGGTAAAGGCACTAGCCGCCGCAAGGCAGAACAAGCGGCTGCTGAAACAGCATTAGAGCAACTAAGCAATGTCTGA
- the lepB gene encoding signal peptidase I — protein MANTFSLILVIVTLVTGIVWALEKFVWAKKRQQKLADVEAQSNGLDAATSARVTAQPWWVENSVSIFPVIAFVLVLRSFIYEPFQIPSGSMMPTLLVGDFILVEKYAYGLKDPVWRTQLVETGKPERGDSIVFKYPPQPNIDYIKRVIGMPGDTIRYSSNKEVCIQAKGGSSCKPVKLSNVEESQFIQDGVPLIQLNEQLGDVEHQILVNPLRRDRVQAYQPRNGVNEWIVPEGQYFVMGDNRDNSADSRYWGFVPEANLVGKAVAIWISFEFERGSDSVLPTWIPTGVRFNRIGGIH, from the coding sequence ATGGCTAATACATTTTCGCTTATCTTAGTGATCGTAACTCTAGTGACCGGCATTGTATGGGCGTTGGAAAAGTTTGTGTGGGCGAAGAAGCGCCAACAAAAACTAGCTGACGTTGAAGCACAGTCGAATGGCCTAGACGCTGCAACCAGCGCAAGAGTTACGGCTCAGCCTTGGTGGGTTGAGAACAGTGTGTCCATTTTCCCTGTAATTGCATTTGTTTTGGTTTTGCGTTCATTTATTTATGAACCGTTTCAAATTCCATCTGGCTCGATGATGCCAACACTATTGGTTGGTGATTTCATCTTGGTAGAAAAGTACGCTTATGGTCTAAAAGACCCTGTATGGCGCACTCAATTGGTAGAAACAGGCAAACCAGAACGTGGTGATTCAATCGTATTCAAATACCCACCTCAGCCGAATATCGACTACATCAAGCGTGTTATTGGTATGCCGGGTGATACTATTCGCTACAGCAGCAATAAAGAAGTCTGCATTCAAGCGAAGGGTGGCAGTAGCTGTAAACCAGTGAAGTTAAGTAACGTTGAAGAAAGCCAATTTATTCAAGATGGTGTGCCTCTAATTCAGTTGAATGAACAACTGGGTGACGTGGAGCACCAAATATTAGTTAACCCATTACGCCGTGATCGTGTGCAAGCATATCAACCTCGCAATGGTGTTAACGAGTGGATCGTTCCAGAAGGCCAATACTTTGTTATGGGTGATAACCGTGACAACAGTGCTGACAGCCGTTACTGGGGCTTTGTCCCTGAAGCAAACCTTGTTGGTAAGGCCGTTGCTATTTGGATCAGCTTCGAATTCGAACGCGGTTCAGACAGTGTACTTCCAACATGGATTCCTACTGGTGTGCGTTTTAATCGCATCGGTGGGATTCACTAA
- the lepA gene encoding translation elongation factor 4, protein MKHIRNFSIIAHIDHGKSTLSDRLIQVCGGLSEREMAAQVLDSMDIERERGITIKAQSVTLDYKAKDGETYQLNFIDTPGHVDFSYEVSRSLAACEGALLVVDAGQGVEAQTLANCYTAIEMELEVVPILNKIDLPAAEPERVAEEIEEIVGIDAMEATRCSAKTGIGVDDVLENIVTAIPPPEGDPEAPLQALIIDSWFDNYLGVVSLVRIKNGKLKKNDKIKVMSTDQVWGVDRLGIFTPKQIDTTELNTGEVGWVVCGIKDILGAPVGDTLTLAKGGSTERLPGFQKVKPQVYAGLFPVSSDDYENFRDALGKLSLNDASLFYEPESSAALGFGFRCGFLGMLHMEIIQERLEREYDLDLITTAPTVVYEVVKTDGTILYVDSPAKLPAINDLEEIREPIARCNILVPSDYLGNVITLCVEKRGVQVDMVYHGNQVAVTYDLPMAEVVLDFFDRLKSTSRGYASLDYNFQRYEASNMVRVDVLLNGETVDALAIITHKDIAQSRGRLLVEKMKEFIPRQMFDIAIQAAIGNHIIARSTVKQLRKNVIAKCYGGDISRKKKLLKKQKEGKKRMKQIGNVELPQEAFLAILHVGKD, encoded by the coding sequence ATGAAGCACATTCGTAATTTTTCGATTATCGCCCACATCGACCACGGTAAGTCGACCCTTTCTGACCGCTTAATCCAAGTTTGTGGAGGGTTAAGTGAACGTGAGATGGCAGCTCAAGTCCTCGATTCTATGGATATAGAACGCGAGCGTGGTATTACAATTAAAGCGCAGAGTGTGACTTTAGATTACAAAGCTAAAGATGGTGAAACTTACCAACTTAACTTTATCGATACCCCTGGACACGTAGACTTCTCTTACGAAGTATCTCGCTCTCTAGCCGCTTGTGAAGGCGCGCTTCTTGTAGTAGATGCCGGCCAAGGTGTTGAAGCTCAAACTCTAGCAAACTGTTACACCGCGATCGAAATGGAACTGGAAGTAGTGCCAATCTTGAACAAGATTGACTTACCTGCTGCTGAACCTGAACGTGTTGCTGAAGAAATCGAAGAGATCGTTGGTATCGATGCGATGGAAGCGACGCGTTGTTCTGCAAAAACCGGTATCGGTGTTGATGACGTTCTTGAAAACATCGTAACGGCTATCCCGCCACCGGAAGGTGACCCAGAAGCGCCACTACAAGCTCTGATCATTGACTCTTGGTTCGATAACTACTTAGGTGTTGTTTCTTTGGTTCGTATTAAGAACGGTAAGCTGAAGAAGAACGACAAGATTAAAGTAATGTCGACAGACCAAGTTTGGGGTGTTGACCGTCTAGGTATCTTCACACCTAAGCAAATCGACACAACTGAGCTAAATACTGGCGAAGTTGGCTGGGTTGTTTGTGGTATTAAAGACATCCTTGGCGCACCTGTTGGTGATACGTTGACGCTTGCAAAAGGCGGCAGCACAGAACGTCTACCTGGTTTCCAAAAAGTGAAGCCTCAGGTATACGCAGGTCTATTCCCAGTATCGTCTGATGACTACGAAAACTTCCGTGACGCACTAGGCAAACTAAGCCTGAACGATGCATCACTGTTTTACGAACCAGAAAGTTCAGCAGCACTTGGCTTTGGTTTCCGTTGTGGCTTCTTAGGAATGCTTCACATGGAGATCATCCAAGAGCGTTTAGAGCGTGAATACGACCTAGACCTAATCACAACGGCACCAACCGTAGTGTACGAAGTTGTAAAAACGGATGGCACAATTCTCTATGTTGATAGCCCGGCTAAACTGCCTGCTATTAATGACTTAGAAGAAATTCGTGAACCGATTGCTCGCTGTAATATTCTGGTACCTTCGGATTACCTAGGCAACGTGATCACACTGTGTGTTGAGAAGCGTGGCGTGCAAGTCGACATGGTTTATCACGGTAACCAAGTTGCTGTGACGTACGATCTTCCTATGGCTGAGGTGGTTCTAGACTTCTTCGACCGTCTGAAGTCAACGTCTCGCGGGTACGCATCATTGGATTACAACTTCCAACGTTACGAAGCATCAAACATGGTACGTGTAGATGTACTGTTGAATGGTGAAACGGTTGATGCATTGGCGATCATTACACACAAAGATATTGCCCAGTCTCGTGGTCGTCTACTGGTTGAGAAGATGAAAGAATTCATCCCTCGTCAGATGTTTGATATCGCGATTCAAGCCGCGATTGGCAACCACATTATTGCTCGTTCTACAGTGAAACAACTGCGTAAGAACGTAATCGCAAAATGTTACGGTGGTGATATCAGTCGTAAGAAGAAACTTCTTAAGAAACAAAAAGAAGGTAAGAAGCGTATGAAGCAGATCGGTAACGTTGAACTGCCTCAAGAAGCATTCTTAGCAATCCTTCATGTTGGTAAAGATTAA
- a CDS encoding SoxR reducing system RseC family protein, protein MMTALATVSSVEQKGKQYFVQLSCEQQTSCSSCSSQKSCGTGIVTKAVGNKSLFWQLKTQSLVKAGQIVEIGFPEKSLLQSAAIVYLIPLFMLMFGAGFGQLLLQPLLQGGEGIVILTAALFTAGGIGLAKRLAKPMEDKSKQEVVLIRILGKSLI, encoded by the coding sequence ATGATGACTGCGTTGGCTACCGTTAGCTCAGTCGAACAAAAAGGTAAGCAATATTTTGTTCAACTGAGCTGCGAACAACAAACCAGTTGCAGCAGCTGCTCATCTCAAAAAAGCTGCGGAACGGGTATTGTGACCAAGGCTGTTGGCAATAAATCCTTGTTTTGGCAGCTTAAAACCCAAAGCTTAGTTAAAGCAGGCCAGATCGTAGAAATTGGCTTTCCAGAAAAAAGCCTACTTCAGTCTGCGGCTATTGTTTATCTTATCCCGCTTTTCATGTTGATGTTTGGTGCTGGTTTCGGACAACTCTTGTTACAACCCTTACTCCAAGGGGGCGAGGGCATTGTTATCTTAACTGCAGCGCTGTTTACTGCTGGTGGTATTGGCTTGGCGAAGCGCTTAGCTAAACCAATGGAAGACAAATCCAAGCAAGAAGTTGTCTTGATTAGAATCCTAGGCAAGTCTCTCATCTAA